In Ignavibacteriota bacterium, the genomic window CACCATTGGCGGCTTGACAAAATTCAATCCGACAACGTGGAACGCGCGTGTGTATGACTTCACCGACGGATTGCAAAGTAACGAATTTATCCGTGGTTCGTATTGCAAAACCCGTGCGGGCGAAATGTTCTTCGGCGGCATTAATGGCATGAACAGTTTTTTCCCGAAAGCAATCAAAGACAATCAATACATTCCTCCCGTTGTCTTATCTTCGTTTATGAAATTCGATAAGCCGATTATGTTCGATGAAACAATTCCGTTGGTGAAAGAAGTTCAACTAACACACAATGATAATTTCTTCTCTATAGAGTTTGCCGCGCTTGATTATACAGCGCCACAAAAAAATCATTACGCATACATGATGGAAGGTTTCGACCCGGATTGGATTTCTTCCGGCTCTCGCCGCTATGCAAGTTACACCAACCTTGACCCGGGAACCTACACGTTCCGATTCAAAGGCTCGAACAACGACGGCGTGTGGAACGAAACAGGAAGTTCCATCAGCATTATCATAGCGCCTCCGTTTTACAAAACCATATGGTTTAGAATTCTTGGTGGTATATTCATTGTTGGATTTGTCTATGGCTCGTACCGGTTGCGCGTGAGAAGTATTCATTCACAAAAGAAGAACCTTGAAGCGGTTGTCAAACAACGAACCGATGAATTGCAACACCGGACTGATGAATTGCAAAAATCCCGCGACCTGTTGGAACAGCGCGTCCTTGAACGAACGGCGGAACTCCGCGAGAGCAACGAATCCCTTCGCAAGTTGAAAGAGTTCAACGAAAACGTTGTTCAAACAATGGCAGAGGGTGTTCTTGTTGATGATGAAAGAGAGCGCATCACGTACGTCAACCCTGCATTGGCAACGTTGCTCGGGTATGAACCTCAGGAACTCCTCGGAAAACGCTGGTCTGACTTGGTTCCATCAAACCTGAAACATATTGCACGTGCCGCGCAGGAACGGAGAAAAGAAGGCGCTGTTGACCACTACGAAATGCAAGTCATCCGCAAAGATGGCTCACGAATCAGCTTGCTCATTGGCGGAAGCCCGTTGTTTGAAAACGGAGTGTTCGTCGGCACCATCGGTGTGTTTACGGATTTGAGCGAGCGGATTCGCTCGGAGGAACAAATCAAGAATCAGGCGGCGCTCATCGAGAATGCGCATGACGCAATCGCCGTGTGTGACCTCGAAGGAAGAATTTCGTATTGGAACAAAAGCGCTGAATTAATTTACGGATGGAAGAAGGAAGAAATTCAGGAGAAGAATGTCAACGAAATTTTGTACAAGGAATATTCTCCCGAAATCGTAGATGCGCTGAGAACAGTTCTCGACAAAGGCGAATGGACGGGCGAGTTACAACAAGTTACAAAGACCGGAAAAGGCGTTATTGTTGATAGCCGATGGACGCTGTTGAAAGACCGCGAAGGATTTCCCAAATCCATCCTGCTCATCAACACAGACATCACCGAAAAAGTAAAATTGCAGATGCAATTTCTCCGTACGCAACGCCTCGAAAGTCTCGGTACGCTTGCGAGCGGTATCGCTCACGATTTGAATAATGTCCTCGCTCCGATTTTAATGGCAGTGCAAATTCTGAAAAGAAAGTTTGTTGATGAATCGAGCAACCGGATGTTGGATACGCTCGAAACAAGCGCGAAGCGCGGCTCAGACATCGTGAAGCAAGTATTGACGTTCGCCCGCGGCGTTGAAGGAAAACAGGATGAACTACAACCGAAACATCTGCTGAAAGAAATTCAATCTATCATCAACGAAACGTTCCCGAAATCAATCACATTAAAAACAAATATTCAAAGTGAACTCTGGACAGTTGCCGGAGATGCCACACATCTTCATCAGGTGTTGATGAATCTCTGTGTAAATGCCCGCGACGCGATGCCTGACGGCGGTACACTTTCGCTCTCGCTTGAAAATATTTTGCTGGATGAAACGTATGTCAAATTGCATCCTCAGGCGAAGCAAGGAAAGTATGTTGTCTTCGCCGTCTCAGATACGGGAACGGGAATGACACAGGAAGTCATGGAAAAAATATTCGAGCCGTTCTTCACGACAAAGGGAATCGGAAAAGGAACGGGCTTGGGACTTTCCACAGTGAACGGAATTGTGAAAGAACATGGCGGCTTCATCAACGTGTACAGCGAATTGAACAAAGGCACTTCGTTCAAAATTTATATTCCCGCAAGTAAGAAAACTGATGGGAAGACTTCGGAACCATCGCATGTCAATCTTCCCGCCGGCAACGGAGAATTACTTCTCGTGGTTGATGATGAAGCGGCAATTCGTCAGGTCACAAAAGGAACACTGGAAACATTCGGCTACAAAGTGGTGATTGCTAACGACGGCATCGAAGCGGAAGCAAAATACCGCGAACACCAAAACAACATCACCATCGTGCTGACTGATATGATGATGCCATCCCGCGACGGAACGGCGACAATCAAAATCCTGACGGAAATAAATCCGAACGTTAAAATCATCATCACAAGCGGATTAGTCTCGCACGACATACTCGCCTCGGAAGTAACCGGAACCGTGAAAGCATTCCTGCCAAAGCCCTACACCGCGGAACGGTTGTTGAGAACAATTTATGACGTGCTTTCTGAATCATAATGTTTATGAACGCTATCAAAGAAATATGTCATTCCGACGTATGTCGGAATCTAAAACACGTATGATAGAACAGATGCCGAAATAAATTCGGCATGACGACAAAAACAATTTTTTGAGATTTCGTCAATGTTTGATTCCTATTTGTCAACCTTTCCCCTCATCCCATCGTCTTAACGATTGAAACAATGAAACCACGTGATTGACGAACAAACCCTCGTCGAACAAACCCGGAACGGCAATATGAACGCCTTTCGGCAGTTAGTCGAACGATATCAGGTGAAAATCTATCGCCTTGCTTATGATTTATCCGGTAACCATCTCGATGCCCAAGATGTGTCGCAGGATGTTTTCCTGAAAGCGTACAAGTCGCTCCACAATTTTCGCGGCGACTCGAAGTTCGGGACGTGGCTCTATCGTATCACGGTCAACACGTGTTACGACCATCGAAGTAAAAAATCGCTAACCATGTTCAAGCCAACTCATTTAACAGACGATGACGAGAACTCAATTCCCGTTGAGCCGCGCAGTACTTCCGTCACGCCCGAACAATCAGCAGAAGCGAGTCTCATTCAAAAAGATATTGAACGAGCGCTTGAACAATTAACGCCGCGTGAAAAAATCGTCTTCACACTCCGGCATTACCACGACCTCCCTTTGAAAGAAATTGCCGACATGTTGGAAATTTCTCTCGGCTCAGTGAAGACGTTACTCTTCCGCGCCATCAGACGATTACAGAGTGAACTTTCGATATATCGGGAAGAATTAGGAATAGAATAACTATGAAACAATGTGAACACTATCAGGAACTGTTCGTTGAAGCATTGTACGACGAACTCCCGAAAGAACAACTATCGGAACTGAAATCGCATCTGAACTCATGCGCACCATGTTCCGCCGCGTACCGGAAACTTGAATCAACATTACAAGTGATGAGTCAACGAACGCGAACAGAGCCGGACGAAGCATACTGGAAAAATTACTGGAACACATTGGACGCTTCGATACAAAAAGAATCCGAAGTGAAACAAGAGAAGCGGAACATTCTCCCCCTTCGTTTTGCATGGCAACCCGCATGGTCATACGGCATCGCCGCAACACTTCTGCTTGCTGTCGGATTGTATTTAGGAAAATACATTTTCAGTAACCAGGAAACCGTCAACAGTCAACCGACAACAGTCAACCTCGAACAAAACACAACCGTTGATACTGTAATCAGCAATCAGCAATTTCACCCGCCACAGGCGGGCAAGGAAATCAAAAATCAAAATTCCATTCCGGAAACCGGAAACAGGAAACCGGAAACTAATCAACTAACAAGGCTAGCCGCTCAGTCCTACTTAGACCGTTCAAAAGTCATGCTTCTCGGTCTCATCAATTCGGAAGATGATGCTTCATTAAGTTTTTCGCGACAGCAGAAAATATCCCGCTCGCTTCTCCACGAAGCCGCCGATTTGAAACCAAGACTTATCGAGCCGGACCAACAACGCATCAAACAATTGATTGATGAGTTGGAAGTAATTCTGCTTCAACTTGCCAACATCGAAGAGCAAAGCGATTTGCCGGCAATCGAACTTGTTAAAAAAGGTGTTGACGAGAAAGCGATTCTGCTAAAAATCAATATGGAAGAAATGCGTGCGATGAAGAGCAAGCAATCACAAAAGAAATCATTAACGAAAGAACATAAAAGTTTGTAAGAAAGGAACTCACTATGAATCTCAGTAAAGCTCACACACATCCCACTCACGTCATGCTGAATTTATTTCAGCATCTTTTCAAACACGTAATTAGATTCCGAAATAAATTCGGAATGACATTACTGTTGATATTATTAATTCTTTCGAGTTTTCAGTCATTCGCCCAAGACACCGACTCGAAAGCGTACGAGAAAGCATACGGTTTCGTTCTTGAAGAACAATGGGAAAGCGCGAAAAAAGCCTTGGATGCATTCGTCAAAGAATATCCGAAAAGCAAATCAGTGACAAGCGCTCGCTACTGGCAATGCTATGTGAAAGAGAAATCGGGAGAGAATCCAGAAGAAGTGTTCAAGTGCTATCAGAATTTCATCAAAGCATTTCCGAAGAGCAAGTGGGTTGATGATGCAAAAGGAAATATGGTTCGCATCGGAGCGTCGCTCGTCCGGGCAGGCAAACCGGAATACGAAACAATGATTGACGATTTGCAAAGCGAAAATGATGACGACATCAAACTTGCGGCGCTCCACGCTTTGCGCGATATCGGCGACGAGAAAGCGTTCGAGACGATTAGTTCGCTGTATGATAAGACATCGAGCGAGAATATCCACAGCAAAATTGTCTATATCCTCGGCGATTTCGATTCGGAGGAAGCAACAAAAAAACTGAGCGAGATTGTTGCAAAAGATAAAAGTATCAAAGTCCGTCGCGACGCGGTGTATGCACTCTCGAACAAAGACAATAAAACTGCATCGAACCTGCTGATGCAAATCATCAAATCAGATAATGATGCGGAAGTCCGGAAAGCCGCGCTCTATGCAATCGGCGATAACGAGTTGAACGATGTTGTAGCATTTCTCGGAGAACTTGCACGCACAGAGAAAAACAAAGAGCTTGCTAAAGCGGCAACATATGCGCTCAATAATAATTCTCATGACAACGCAACGAAAGAACTCAAACGAATTTTGAAAGAAGCAAAACATTCCGAGGTTCGCACCGCCGCGCTTTATGCTCTCGGAGACAGAAACCAAAACGATATCGTTTCTTTCCTTGGCGAAATTGCACGTACCGAAACGGACAAGGAGCTTGCCAAAGCGGCGACGTATGCGCTGAATAATAATTCAAGCAGTGAGGCAACGAAGGAACTCAGGAATATTCTCAAAGAAGCAAAGCATACGGAAGTCCGTTCTGCCGCATTGTATGCGTTCGGCGACCGTGATGATGAGGCATCGCTTGGAACGCTTAAGGAAGTCGCATTGGGTGATGATGAGCCGGAACTTCGGAAAGCCGCCGTCTATGCAATCGGAAATATGGATGGAGCCGAAGCAGGAAAAGTATTAAAAGACATTATCATGAACGGCAAAGATAACCAAGTTCAGGAAGCGGCAATCTATAGTATGGGAAATACTGACGATCCTTCTGCGGCTGAATATCTCTTCACTATCGCCACAGAGCAATCCAACGAACAGGTCGCCAAAGCCGCTGTGTATGCGCTCGGCAATGTACATGGAAACAAAGTTAAAGAGACGCTTCGCAATATCATCAAGAAAGCGAAATCCTCGGAGGTTAAAAAAGCGGCTCTCTATCAAATCGGAAACGAGGATGATGATGCATCCATCAGTCTGCTCGGGACAATATTGAAAGAAGAAACCGATACGGAACTTCAGGTTGCGGCAATTTATGCACTTGCAGGGACTGAAAGCGACGACGCTGTTCCCTATCTGGTTGATGCTGTGAAAAAAGACGGAAGTAAAAAAGTGAAAACTGCGGCAGTGAATGCTCTCGGTCAAATCGGGACAGAAAAAGCACGCGCCGCACTCATGGAAATTCTTGAGGGGAAAAAGTAAGTTATGCGTTATATGTTATACGTGACTCGATTTTCTGTTTACAGTTTAATGTTTCCTGTTTTCAGTTATTCTTTTCTTGTTCTTAGTTTGCTGAATGTTGCCTGCACGGATAAAAGTATCGGTCAGGAAGTTATACGAATTAACCACTCACAAATTAACAACTCACCAAATGATCAATCACTAAACGAGAGATTGGAAATTGCTCATAATCTTGCAAAGAAAAACAACAGCAAAAATGGCTACTGGATTGGCTACTGCATTTCGCGGCTGATGGAAAAGAATTCGTATGTCGGGGCGTTTGATTCGCGGAAACGAAATACCAAATCAATTTTTGAAATGGTGTACGGTGTTAAAAATGAATCTGAACCGACGCCTGAGTTTGACAGCGACTGCGGTAAGATGGTCTACGACCTCGTAGAGGAAGGAACAATCATTATTGGTGACGGAAAAGATGCTAAGATTGTCAAGAAAATTGCTGTTCTTATTTTGTTTGAAAAAGAGTACGTTCGCGAAGTGAACATAAGCAATATGTCGCTTCATGCTGATTTGGATGAGAAGCCACTGTACTGGCTCGAAGCCGCACACGATGATGAAAGTGTGGAGTTGTTGAAATCAATGTTTCAGAAAACCAAAACAAATGAAGTGAAAGAAGATGTCATCCGGGCAATTGGATTGCATCAGCCGTCTGATGAAATATTCCTTTTCCTCAAAAACATTCTCCTCAGCAAAGCAGATGATGATGTTCGGGAAGAATCTGTTTTCTGGATTGGTCAGCAGGAACACGAAGAAGTTATTTCTTTACTGACTGCAACAGCACAAAAAGATAATTCGGAAGATGTGAGAGAAAAGGCAGTGTTCTCTCTCAGTCAGGTTGAAACCGAAACGGCAACCGACTCACTCATTTCACTTGCCCGAAAAGGAAAGCACGCGGGAACACGAAGCAAGGCATTGTTCTGGCTTGCTGAGAAAGCATCGAAAAAAGCGCTCGATGCAATTAAAGATGTCGTGTTTGACGATGATGAAGATGCGGAAGTTCAACGGCAGGCGCTCTTCGCACTCACACAAATGGACAACCACGACGGCGTGAACGAACTCATCAAGATTGCACAAAAACACCACAACCCGAAACTCAGGAAAGAAGCAATCTTCTGGCTTGGACAATCAGAAGATGAACGGGCGGTGGAGGCGTTGGTGGAGATTGTGAAAAATTGATTTCGGATTGCCGTTTCCGGATTGAAAGAGGCGCGACTTACTTACACTCGGATGCTATCGGTATTTTTGGGGTTCATGATTCACTCTTAGAAGAAGTGAGTCGCACATTCAATTAATCTCAGTTGACAAAGATATAACTAATGCTTAGACCAAAAATAATGAAGAATATAGCTATACTTAAACAACCTCCACTTTTCGTAGCAGTAGAACGAAAGTATGGACTTTGAGCAATACATCTTTCAATATCAAATTCAGATGCAAAATCTCGACACATATCACGCTGATGCATTTTTCTTTTATCATCTGGATAGGTATGTGGTCCTGGTGTTGGGAAGAATATGCTTGCAAGCATAACTTCTATTTTAAAAATTATTTGAGAAATTGTTAACTGCGCATAATCATCACGTAAATCATGTGACTCCAACTTAAAAGTCCAATAGGTATATGCTAAATCAAGAAATGGACCTTCGCTTACCCCATAATTCTGTTCTAAAGTTTTCCCAAATCGTTTCGTGATACTATTTTTATCACCGAATGTTTTTTTGGTATTAACCTTCACCCAAAAATATCTTAAAAGGGCATCTAATGTTTCTAAACAAATATCTGCACTTTCAGCAGTACTTTTATCAGGTACGTTTGAAAGAAGAATTTCTTTATGTTTAGGGCTTAGAGACTTGCCCAAATTTTTATAAGCTACTTCAACTTCATTCATCCATTTATTTAAGTCCATATAATATCTTTCATTGTGGGATAGATGTTACATTTCTAAAAAAAAATTGTTTTGTATAGTTACTTTAGAGTGCTTACTCAAATGTTGGAGTAGTCAGAATCATAGTTTCTTGATGATTGCTTGGTAAATACGGATCATCCATTCAGGTTGGTCATTAAGAAAATAATAATAACGTGTTTTACAATTTATTTTTGCAAAGGTTGAATGAAAATAACTATTGCTCGTGACAATGACTGGATCTTTCACCAATCCAAATTGATCGGGAGTAATGTCTAAAATTATTCCATTATATTCTAACCATCTATGACTGCCATGCCAAATCTTACCTTCTACAATTTGAGCATAAACTTCAAAGAGCGATTCAAGATGATATTTTTCAGTCAAGTAAACTCCTAATAATTTCGTCGCCTCTCCACAAGCACCCCAAGGGAAACTCTTCATTCTATTATTCCCTTCATCTCCTACGAATTCAATAGAAAAATCTGCTTTATCAATAGCATTACGAAATGATTTAGCAAGAGACAAAAGTTTATCTTCATTAAGCTCAGACATTTTGTTCAAGTATTCCCAAAAATAATTCTTTGAAATCAGGCGACCACTTTATTCGAGCCACCGACTCATCCTCACTTTTGCTTCTTCATACGAAATTGATTCCCCTGCTTCAACCTTCTTCATACTTGAAAGAATTTTCTCTCTGACATATAACTCATCAATTATTTCATCGGTTGTGACTTCATCCGGAAGTTGTTGAATGAGGTCCAACGCTTCTTGTTTCGACATGGTACGTTCCTTCAATAAAAAATATTCTACTTACTCTCTGTGGTTGAATTACTTGTTTTCGTTTCCGTCTTCTTCGTCTCCGTTTTCGTCCCGCTCTCCGGCGTCGCTTTCGTTTCCGTCGCCGCGCTACTTGTGTTCGACTTCTTATAATCCGTCAAATAAAATCCGGAACCTTTAAAGTGAAGTCCGCCGCCGCCGCTTATTAAGCGGACAAGATTTTCCGTTTTGCAAGACGGACAGGTTACTAACACCGGTTCTGAAATTCTCTGGAGTTCTTCAAACTCGTAAGAACATGATTTGCAACGATACGCATAATTGGGCATAATTTTCTTTTCCTTGTTTATATTTTCATTATTTGATGGGAAAATATACAGAGTTACCTGTTATTTAACAATCACGCGGAATCGTTACTGGTTAGTGGTTTCTGGTTACAGTTTTTTAGATTTTGTATCACGATGTATTTTCCTTTCACCTGTTTTCAATTGGTAACAGGAAACTGAAAACACTAAACTGAAAACTTTTCTTTGCTTGGTTAAGTGACCGAGTTTTGGTAACTTTGCATTGCGAATCAGCAAATCGTTCTTACCTCATTTCCCCTTTCCCTGTTCTTCGTCATAACACCTATGACCTATTACCTAAGACCTTTTACCTAACACTGCACCCGCC contains:
- a CDS encoding PAS domain S-box protein, which codes for MHNRFHRALLPLVLSLLTSLSLTAQIDNLNFDRLSLEQGLSQSNIQWILQDRYGFMWFSTQDGLNMYDGYNFTVYRHDPQDVSSLAGNFLTRLYEDKDGNIWTILGIGGINKFDRNLGKFIYYTHDPKNKNSLSGNIVTALHHDKNNQMWLGTNVGLDKLDLTTGTFTHYQNIGKDSAVAGSNIVTVIYEDKSGFIWFGTNHGVKKYDRTNDQFSSYHLSLSNPVITSIIEDKSGNLWLGTKSGLNKFEIKTKKFTSYKHYPHDPNSLIGNVINVVLLDHENTIWVGTTEGLARLDEATSTFTRFSHVHNQPYSISGNNITSLYEDSFGLLWIINSERELNVYDKKTNRFRLVRHNPYDEKSLSHNDVSFVFEDRSATLWLGTYGGGINKFSRKKLKFNLYRHDPLASYGLNSNAVSALYEERDGILWVGTQDNGLNRFDRKHETVEYFTHNPASSNSISDDAITAIMEEYDGTLWIGTRNGLNILNKKTGSFTRMKNLEEKIPSGTPLQINALLQDNHGLMWIATESGLFSYEQSSKKINHYTFDASNPKSISSDNVWALLEDTDGELWIGTAVGGLNKFLRESNEFERFMFSPANPIGLNNRTVTVLYESKLNKNFLWIGTYSGGLNLYDKSTRTFKFFTEKDGLSNNRVNGILEDDDGNLWISTIGGLTKFNPTTWNARVYDFTDGLQSNEFIRGSYCKTRAGEMFFGGINGMNSFFPKAIKDNQYIPPVVLSSFMKFDKPIMFDETIPLVKEVQLTHNDNFFSIEFAALDYTAPQKNHYAYMMEGFDPDWISSGSRRYASYTNLDPGTYTFRFKGSNNDGVWNETGSSISIIIAPPFYKTIWFRILGGIFIVGFVYGSYRLRVRSIHSQKKNLEAVVKQRTDELQHRTDELQKSRDLLEQRVLERTAELRESNESLRKLKEFNENVVQTMAEGVLVDDERERITYVNPALATLLGYEPQELLGKRWSDLVPSNLKHIARAAQERRKEGAVDHYEMQVIRKDGSRISLLIGGSPLFENGVFVGTIGVFTDLSERIRSEEQIKNQAALIENAHDAIAVCDLEGRISYWNKSAELIYGWKKEEIQEKNVNEILYKEYSPEIVDALRTVLDKGEWTGELQQVTKTGKGVIVDSRWTLLKDREGFPKSILLINTDITEKVKLQMQFLRTQRLESLGTLASGIAHDLNNVLAPILMAVQILKRKFVDESSNRMLDTLETSAKRGSDIVKQVLTFARGVEGKQDELQPKHLLKEIQSIINETFPKSITLKTNIQSELWTVAGDATHLHQVLMNLCVNARDAMPDGGTLSLSLENILLDETYVKLHPQAKQGKYVVFAVSDTGTGMTQEVMEKIFEPFFTTKGIGKGTGLGLSTVNGIVKEHGGFINVYSELNKGTSFKIYIPASKKTDGKTSEPSHVNLPAGNGELLLVVDDEAAIRQVTKGTLETFGYKVVIANDGIEAEAKYREHQNNITIVLTDMMMPSRDGTATIKILTEINPNVKIIITSGLVSHDILASEVTGTVKAFLPKPYTAERLLRTIYDVLSES
- a CDS encoding sigma-70 family RNA polymerase sigma factor, whose translation is MIDEQTLVEQTRNGNMNAFRQLVERYQVKIYRLAYDLSGNHLDAQDVSQDVFLKAYKSLHNFRGDSKFGTWLYRITVNTCYDHRSKKSLTMFKPTHLTDDDENSIPVEPRSTSVTPEQSAEASLIQKDIERALEQLTPREKIVFTLRHYHDLPLKEIADMLEISLGSVKTLLFRAIRRLQSELSIYREELGIE
- a CDS encoding zf-HC2 domain-containing protein — translated: MKQCEHYQELFVEALYDELPKEQLSELKSHLNSCAPCSAAYRKLESTLQVMSQRTRTEPDEAYWKNYWNTLDASIQKESEVKQEKRNILPLRFAWQPAWSYGIAATLLLAVGLYLGKYIFSNQETVNSQPTTVNLEQNTTVDTVISNQQFHPPQAGKEIKNQNSIPETGNRKPETNQLTRLAAQSYLDRSKVMLLGLINSEDDASLSFSRQQKISRSLLHEAADLKPRLIEPDQQRIKQLIDELEVILLQLANIEEQSDLPAIELVKKGVDEKAILLKINMEEMRAMKSKQSQKKSLTKEHKSL
- a CDS encoding HEAT repeat domain-containing protein; this encodes MNLSKAHTHPTHVMLNLFQHLFKHVIRFRNKFGMTLLLILLILSSFQSFAQDTDSKAYEKAYGFVLEEQWESAKKALDAFVKEYPKSKSVTSARYWQCYVKEKSGENPEEVFKCYQNFIKAFPKSKWVDDAKGNMVRIGASLVRAGKPEYETMIDDLQSENDDDIKLAALHALRDIGDEKAFETISSLYDKTSSENIHSKIVYILGDFDSEEATKKLSEIVAKDKSIKVRRDAVYALSNKDNKTASNLLMQIIKSDNDAEVRKAALYAIGDNELNDVVAFLGELARTEKNKELAKAATYALNNNSHDNATKELKRILKEAKHSEVRTAALYALGDRNQNDIVSFLGEIARTETDKELAKAATYALNNNSSSEATKELRNILKEAKHTEVRSAALYAFGDRDDEASLGTLKEVALGDDEPELRKAAVYAIGNMDGAEAGKVLKDIIMNGKDNQVQEAAIYSMGNTDDPSAAEYLFTIATEQSNEQVAKAAVYALGNVHGNKVKETLRNIIKKAKSSEVKKAALYQIGNEDDDASISLLGTILKEETDTELQVAAIYALAGTESDDAVPYLVDAVKKDGSKKVKTAAVNALGQIGTEKARAALMEILEGKK
- a CDS encoding HEAT repeat domain-containing protein; its protein translation is MRYMLYVTRFSVYSLMFPVFSYSFLVLSLLNVACTDKSIGQEVIRINHSQINNSPNDQSLNERLEIAHNLAKKNNSKNGYWIGYCISRLMEKNSYVGAFDSRKRNTKSIFEMVYGVKNESEPTPEFDSDCGKMVYDLVEEGTIIIGDGKDAKIVKKIAVLILFEKEYVREVNISNMSLHADLDEKPLYWLEAAHDDESVELLKSMFQKTKTNEVKEDVIRAIGLHQPSDEIFLFLKNILLSKADDDVREESVFWIGQQEHEEVISLLTATAQKDNSEDVREKAVFSLSQVETETATDSLISLARKGKHAGTRSKALFWLAEKASKKALDAIKDVVFDDDEDAEVQRQALFALTQMDNHDGVNELIKIAQKHHNPKLRKEAIFWLGQSEDERAVEALVEIVKN
- a CDS encoding zinc ribbon domain-containing protein, whose translation is MPNYAYRCKSCSYEFEELQRISEPVLVTCPSCKTENLVRLISGGGGLHFKGSGFYLTDYKKSNTSSAATETKATPESGTKTETKKTETKTSNSTTESK